The following proteins come from a genomic window of Candidatus Zixiibacteriota bacterium:
- a CDS encoding PAS domain S-box protein, giving the protein MAKNGTCKTASAQGVAGPDDRRRSDEVSISVEQLDFLLNSSNLLFCAVDTSTGRLATLAGDIDSITAGCNPAPKTLDDLIQAVVHPEELEGARAKLAAADGAGLFECRLTPNGISTRLGRFKYRLAAAEGSADNRLDILITDITGSNKAHAEHSLEEARLRAVVQLDRAQVSSQRELTNLALMECLTLTSSACGFLALLSEDGTSLTIPNWTQPQGSQGLIANRALVCAVASADSWADAVRTQEVTIANSSVAADPLKRGYPGGHAPILRQMSVPIYSDQKIVAVIGVANKVTPYTPEDANQLSQLIQEIWPLLQRRRDRTALEESEKRYRLLVESMNEGLGAFDENCNVTFANERFCRMLGYAEHELVGTSAAAFLDERDQDVFYDRIAHNKDEGFRPYEVVWKTKLGADLPAIVSPQALFDLSGNFVGSFAVVTDISRLKQTEEELRTTNTKLQAEQIALQEKNVALREVMSQIENERKLLKRQLQTNVDRILTPIITKLQKRSSRQNEHYLTLLKTCLDDIAAPFVNELDRRFDRLSPRELEICNLIKSGLSTASIAETLSTSIHTVNNQRKTIRRKLKLAGESSNLKVFLQSV; this is encoded by the coding sequence ATGGCCAAGAATGGAACCTGCAAGACCGCATCGGCTCAAGGCGTTGCTGGACCCGACGACCGGCGCCGGTCCGATGAGGTCTCGATAAGTGTCGAACAACTGGATTTCCTCCTCAACTCGTCGAATCTGCTTTTCTGTGCGGTTGACACCTCTACCGGACGACTGGCCACTCTGGCCGGAGACATTGACAGCATCACCGCAGGTTGCAATCCTGCGCCAAAAACACTTGATGACTTGATTCAAGCCGTGGTTCATCCGGAGGAACTGGAAGGGGCAAGAGCAAAGCTGGCTGCGGCCGATGGAGCTGGTCTGTTCGAGTGTCGTCTTACTCCAAATGGCATCAGCACACGCCTGGGTCGCTTCAAATATCGGTTGGCGGCTGCCGAAGGTTCCGCGGACAATCGGTTGGATATTCTCATTACCGACATCACGGGCTCGAACAAAGCTCACGCCGAGCACTCGTTGGAAGAAGCACGTTTGCGGGCGGTGGTGCAACTCGACCGCGCCCAGGTTTCATCACAGCGCGAGCTTACGAATCTGGCCCTGATGGAATGTCTCACCCTCACTTCGAGTGCTTGCGGATTTCTGGCCCTGCTCTCTGAGGATGGTACCTCGCTGACGATTCCCAACTGGACACAGCCGCAAGGGAGCCAGGGACTGATTGCCAATCGAGCTCTTGTCTGTGCTGTGGCCTCTGCCGACTCCTGGGCCGACGCAGTGCGCACGCAGGAGGTCACTATTGCCAACAGCAGCGTCGCGGCCGATCCCCTTAAACGTGGATACCCGGGGGGACATGCACCGATACTTCGTCAGATGAGTGTCCCCATATATTCCGACCAGAAAATCGTGGCGGTAATCGGCGTGGCCAACAAGGTGACGCCGTACACACCTGAAGATGCAAACCAGCTATCTCAATTGATTCAGGAAATCTGGCCGCTCTTGCAGCGCCGTCGTGATCGCACCGCCCTGGAGGAAAGTGAAAAACGGTACCGTCTCCTGGTGGAATCGATGAACGAAGGGCTGGGTGCTTTCGATGAAAACTGCAACGTCACTTTTGCCAACGAACGGTTCTGCCGGATGTTGGGATATGCCGAACATGAACTGGTGGGGACATCGGCCGCCGCTTTTTTGGATGAACGTGATCAGGACGTATTCTATGATCGGATCGCACACAACAAAGACGAAGGCTTTCGGCCTTATGAAGTCGTCTGGAAAACAAAGCTGGGAGCCGATTTACCGGCTATCGTCTCGCCCCAGGCGCTGTTTGATCTCAGCGGGAACTTTGTCGGTAGTTTTGCCGTCGTCACCGATATCTCCAGACTCAAACAGACCGAAGAAGAGCTTCGGACAACCAACACGAAACTGCAAGCCGAGCAGATCGCGCTTCAGGAGAAGAACGTGGCTTTGCGCGAGGTGATGTCGCAAATCGAGAATGAAAGGAAACTTCTCAAGCGCCAATTGCAGACGAATGTCGACCGTATCCTGACGCCGATCATAACGAAACTTCAGAAACGGTCCAGCCGCCAGAACGAACATTATTTGACCCTACTCAAGACTTGTCTGGATGATATCGCGGCGCCGTTTGTCAACGAACTTGATCGCCGCTTTGATCGTTTGTCACCGAGGGAGCTTGAGATTTGTAACCTGATCAAGTCCGGCTTATCGACCGCGTCGATTGCCGAGACCTTAAGTACTTCGATTCACACTGTCAACAACCAACGCAAGACCATCCGCCGTAAGTTGAAACTTGCAGGCGAATCTTCCAACCTGAAAGTCTTCCTGCAATCCGTTTGA